A part of Macrobrachium nipponense isolate FS-2020 chromosome 26, ASM1510439v2, whole genome shotgun sequence genomic DNA contains:
- the LOC135200176 gene encoding oocyte zinc finger protein XlCOF6-like, with protein sequence MEGENSGLPLIKQENDNLEDELTKTTVASFTEVKAEPEFIDCSEVDVKYTYPDTKSEEDHPSFDVESKKKICISDENRKDVFSERSNTAGKQLTCAECQRTFSHMCSLKCHMRTHTGEKPYTCCVCQRNFSNLSNLKKHMRTHTGEKPFTCSVCQRSFSSQSNLKTHMRRHPGEKLCTTCSVCERSFSHPSVLKKHMRTHTREKSFTCSMCQKSFFHQSDLKTHMRTHTGEKPFTCSVCQRGFSELGNLKKHMRSHIGEKPYTCSVCQRSFYQHSHLKKHMRTHTGEKPFTCSVCLGSFSCQGNLKRHMRSHTGEKPYTCSVCQRSFSLKCVLKKHLKTHTGDPLNLAPP encoded by the coding sequence ATGGAAGGTGAAAACTCAGGTTTGCCTTTAATCAAacaagaaaatgacaatttggAGGATGAACTTACCAAAACCACAGTAGCTTCTTTCACAGAAGTGAAGGCAGAGCCAGAATTTATTGATTGTAGTGAAGttgatgtaaaatatacatatccgGATACAAAGAGTGAAGAGGACCATCCAAGTTTTGATGTGGAAAGCAAAAAGAAGATCTGTATTTCAGACGAAAATAGAAAAGACGTATTTTCAGAGAGAAGCAACACAGCAGGCAAGCAACTAACTTGTGCTGAATGCCAAAGGACATTTTCACATATGTGCAGTCTGAAAtgccacatgagaactcatacaggagagaagccaTATACTTGCTGTGTGTGTCAAAGAAATTTTTCTAATCTAAGTAATCTTAAAAAACACATGAGAacccatacaggagagaaaccattcacttgctctgtatgtcaaagaagtttttctagtCAAAGTAAtctcaaaacacacatgagaCGTCATCCAGGGGAGAAACTATGTACTACTTGTTCTGTATGTGAGAGAAGTTTTTCTCATCCAAGTGTTCTAAaaaaacacatgagaactcatacaagAGAGAAATCATTCACTTGTTCTAtgtgtcaaaaaagtttttttcatcaaagtgatctcaaaacacacatgagaactcatacaggagagaaaccattcacTTGCTCGGTATGTCAAAGAGGTTTTTCTGAATTAGGTAATCTAAAAAAACATATGAGGTCTCATataggagagaaaccatatacttgctcggtctgtcaaagaagtttttatcAACATAGTCATCTGAaaaaacacatgagaactcatacaggagagaaaccattcacTTGCTCGGTATGTCTAGGAAGTTTTTCTTGTCAAGGTAATCTCAAAAGACACATGAGAagtcatacaggagagaaaccatatacttgctctgtatgtcaaagaagtttttctctaAAATGTGTTCTCAAAAAACACTTGAAAACTCATACAGGAGACCCCCTCAACTTGGCACCACCTTGA